TGGTCGGTCGTCGGGCCGCGCTGGGCAACCCGAACTACCGCGCGACGATCGCGTGGATGGGCGAGAAGATGGTGCCGTACCTCGACGAGATGGGGATGATCCCCGCCTCCGGCCGCAACCGGAAGTTCTGGCACGCGTCCTTCCTGCTCCCGAAGTGACCGGTCGTCGAACCACCGGCCGTCGAACCACGCCTCGGCAAGCTCCACAAACCACCGGTCATCGAGCTTGCCGAGATGCGGCCCGGCAAGCTCCACGAACCACCGGTCATCGAGCTTGCCGAGATGCAGCACGGCAAGCTCCACGAACCACCGGTCATCGAGCTTGCCGAGATGCAGCATGGCAAGCTCGACGACCGCTTCGCTAGAGCACCTTCGACAAGAACGCCTGCGTCCGCTCGTGCTGCGGGTTCGCGAGCACCTCGCGGGGGTCGCCCTCCTCGACGATCACCCCACCGTCCATGAAGACCAGCTTGTCCCCGACCTCGCGGGCGAACCCCATCTCGTGGGTGACGACCATCATCGTCATGCCCTCGTTCGCGAGCTGCCGCATCACGTCGAGCACGTCGCCGACGAGCTCCGGGTCCAGGGCGCTGGTGGGCTCGTCGAACAGCATCATGTCCGGGTCCATCGAGAGCGCACGGGCGATCGCCACGCGCTGCTGCTGCCCGCCGGACAGGTGCGCCGGGAACGCGTCCGCCTTCTCCGCGAGACCCACCTTCTCCAGGTTTGCCCGCGCGACCTTCTCGGCCTCGACCTTCCCGCGCTTCTTCACCCGTCGCTGCGCGATCGTCAGGTTGTCGAGCACCGACATGTGCGGGAACAGGTTGAACGACTGGAAGACCATCCCGATCCGCGAGCGGACCTCGTCGAGGTCGGTCTCCTCGTCGGTGATGTCCACCCCCTCGACCAGGACCTGGCCCGAGGTCGGCTCCTCGAGCCGGTTCACGCACCGCAGCAGCGTCGACTTGCCGGAGCCCGACGGACCGATCACGCAGACGACCTGACCGGGCTCGACCGTGAAGTCGATCCCCTGGAGCACCTCGTTGTCGCCGAACCGCTTGTGCAGGCCGCGCACCTCGATCGCCGCAGTCATCGCTTCACCGAGCCTTCTGGGTACGTCGTTCGAGGTACGCCACCAGCTGGGTCAGCGGCAGCGTGATGATCAGGTACAGGATCGCGGCTGCGATCAGCGGCGTCGGGTTGCCGTAGGAGTTCAGGTTGTTGGACGCGAAGTTCGTCAGCTCCTCCTGGCCGAGGCCGACGCCGGCGACCTGCAGCAGCGAGGTGTCCTTGAGCAGCAGCACGAACTCGTTGGTCAGCGGCGGGATCACGATCCGGATTGCCTGGGGGATGACCACGGAGACCATCGTCCACGTCGAGCTCATGCCGAGCGACCGCGCGGCCTCGACCTGCCCCTTGGGTACTGCCTGGATGCCGGCGCGCAGCGTCTCGGCCATGTAGGCCCCCGACACGGCCACCAGGGCGATGATGGCGGCGCCCCGCTGCCCACCCGGGAACGAGTACTGGAACGCGATCGGGACGCCGAAGGCGAACAGGAAGATCACGATGAGCACCGGGAGTCCCCGGAAGAACTCGATGAACGCCGTCGCCAGCCACCGGTACGGCGCCAGCGGTGAGAGCTTCATCAGCGCCAGGAGGAACGCCAGCACCAGACCACCGACGAAGGCGATCGCGGTGTACACGACCGTGTTCTTGGCCGCGGTGAGGACGACGTCCGGCCACATCTCCCGGAGGATGTCGCCGTCGAAGAAGTTGGCCCTGACCGCTGCCCAGTCGGCGATCAGTGCGAGCCAGACGACGACTCCGGCGAAGAGCGCGTAGAGCACTCCGTGCCGGAGCCGCCGTCGCGTAGATCTCTTCACGCGATCAGCTGGTGGCGAAGTACTTGTCGTAGATCTTCTGGTACGTGCCGTCGCTCTTCATCGCCGCGAGCTCCTCGTTCACGGCGTCCATCAGGTCGGTGCTGTCCTTCTTGGCGCCGAAGCCGTACGCCTCGTCGGTCTTGTACGTCTCGACGACCTGCCACTTGCCGGCCTGCTTCGGGTCGTTCTGGTGGTCCAGGTTCACCGGCAGGTCCTGCAGGATCGCGTCGATCTGGCCGGCCTTCAGCGCGGTGTACATCTTGCCGTCGTCGGAGTACTGGATCGGCTTCGCGTCGGGCGCGTTCTCCTTCGCGTACGCCTCGCCGGTGGTGCCCTTCTGGACCCCCACCTTCACGCCGTCGAGGTCGTCGATGCTCTTGATGTCCGAGCCGGCGGCGACGAGCAGGGACTGCTCGGAGTCGTAGTAGCCGTCGGAGAACAGGATGTTCTTCTTGCGCTCGTCGGTGATCGTCATGGCGCTGGCGCCGAGGTCGCACTTGCGGCTGTTGAACAGCAGGCCGCTCTGGAGCGCGTCGAAGTCGGAGTCGATGACGGCCAGCTTCAGGTCGAGTCGCTTCGCGATCTCGGAGACGATGTCGACGTCGTACCCCTGGTAGCCCGAGGGGGCGCTCTTGTCGAAGTCCTCGAACGGCGGGTACGGGACGTCGGAGCACACCGTGAGCGTTCCGGACGTGATCGTCTTGACGGTGGAACCGTCCGCCGAGCCCTTGGCGTCGTCGTCGGAGGAGCCGCAGGCGGTCAGGGCGAGGCCGAGGGCCGAGGTGAGGGCGAGGGCCTTGATCAGGTTTCGGGTGGTCATGGACGGACCCTAGACCCGGGTCGTTGCTCCCGACGAGCCCGATCGGCCGTCGTATTCGAGTCGTTACAAGGCCGTAACGCCGCCTCGGCAAATCGGGACGATTCGGAACCGCCTCGGACCGGTTCACCGGCCCGTTCACCGGCCCGTTCACCGGCCCGTTCACCGGCCCGGGGCGAGGCCGATCTCGACGAGGTCGTCGTGCAGCGCCAGCAGGTCGGTCACCCCGACACCGGTGAGCCAGTTCCGCGTCCGCCCGAGCGTCGCCGCGTCGTACCGGTCGACGACGGCGACGGCGGAGACCTCCCGCAGGACCTCCACGACGTCGTCGGAGTCCAGGCACGCCCGCGTCGCCGCCAGCAGGTTCAGCGCGCCGAACCCCTCGTCGTCGGTGACCGCACGATCCAGCCCGCCCGCGCACTTGTACGCCAGCTCCCGGTCCAGGGCCGCCTCGAAGCACGCCGCGACGTCCTCGGGCTGCGGTGCCGGTGCGCCCCCGCCGCCGGTGCGGAACTTGGCCCGGACGCCCGCCGCAGCGATCTCGTCGAGCGCGCTGAGCCACCGGTACGACGGCTCCCCGGTGAACCGCGGCAGCTCGACGAAGACGCCCGCACCGTCCAGCTCCTCCTCGACGGTCGCCAGCGCGGTCAGGGCGCGGTGCGCGTTGTGCGCGAGGTCGTCCTCGTCCCGCAGCGTCAGCTCGAGCCCGCGCAGCCGCAGCACCGGTGCTCGCGTCGCCCAGCGCACAGCCGGTCCGATGGAGCCGGCGCCGCCCGTGACGAGCACCGTGACCGGAAGCGGCTCCTCGACGTCGTCGAGGACGTCGATCAGGTCCGGCAGCTTCACGTCCGTGACGACCAGGCTGCGGGTCAGGCCGGCGTACTGGCTCCGGCGGTGCCCGCCGTGGGCATCGGCCGCGTCGGCCAGCGGGGTCGAGGTGGGCGGCAGGAAGCACTCGTCGTCGAGGAAGCCGGTGAGCCAGGCAGGCAGGGGAGGAGGGACCACGGCCCCACGCTAGATCACGCTACCCAGCGTGCGCGGTGTAGATTCGCGGGCGAGAAACTCGGGGGAAGTCGGTCCGAAGCCGACGCTGACCCGCAGCCGTAGGTCCCGCCAGAACACGTCGGGACGAGCCGGAACACCCGAGTGGATCGTTCGGCTCCCCATCACCCGTCGAGGATCACGGGGCGGAGCCTGGGTGCAGCTCATCCAGGTTCGGTTCCTGGAGAAACATGAAGCGCATCGCCCTGGCAGTCCTGATCGTCGCAGGCACGTCGTTGACCGCTGCGCCCGCTCAGGCAGCCAGCTGCAGGACCAGTGACGTGACCGTCGTCGTGCAGTTCCCCGACGGGCACACGGAGATCGGCTGTGCCGGGGGAGACCCGGACTCCGGCTACGCGGCGCTGGAGAAGGCCGGGTTCCGGATCACCTACGCCCAGGGCAACGGTGCCGGTGCGGTCTGCCGGCTCGACGGCGCCCCGAGCGGCAACAACTGCGGGAGCATGCCGCCCGCGAACGCCTACTGGGCGTACTTCTACGGCACGCCGGGCGGCTCGTGGACCTACAGCACCCGCGGCGCGGGCAGCCGCAACCCGAAGCCGGGGACCGTCGAGGGCTGGCGGTTCCAGGACAGCTCCACCACCAAGGAGCCGAGCACGGCCCCGCCGACGCAGGTGAGCCCGGCGAAGCCGACCAAGAGCCCGACCAAGGCCCCCACGAAGGCCCCGACGAAGGCGTCTCCGGCGGCACCCACGAAGAAGCCCGGCAAGACGCCCACCGCGGCACCGACCCCCACCTCGTCCACGAGCGCCGCCGCGACGCCGACCGGTCCGCCGACCCCGTCGGCCACGTCGAGCGTCTACGAGCCGATCGGCACCCAGCTGCCGACCTTCTCCAACGGGCTCCCGACCGACACCAGCAAGCCCGTCTCCCGCAGCTCCGAGGAGGGCGACGACGGCGGCATCTCCTGGATCTGGGGCCTCGTCCTTCTCGCCGTCCTCGCTGCCGCCGGCACCACCGTCGCCGTACGCCGCCGAGGCTGAGATGGCCCCCCAGCTCCCACGAGCCCTGCACCCCCTCGCCTGGTGGGCGTGGGCGGTCGGGCTCGCGGTCGCTGCGAGCATGACGACCAACCCCGTCCTGCTCGCGCTGATCCTCGCTGTCGTCTGGCTCGTCGTCCTGGCCCGGCGTTCGGACTCCCCGTGGGCGCGGGCGTTCAGGATCTACGTGGCTCTCGCCGTCGTGATCGTGGTCGTCCGGGTGGTCCTGCACGTCCTGGTCGGCTTCAAGTACGGCGACACCCGGATCTTCGCCCTCCCCGAGGTCGGACTGCCCGACTGGGCGGCGGGCATCAACCTGTTCGGGACCGTCTACCTCGAGGGCTGGCTCGCCGCCGCGCTGGAGGGCGTCAAGCTCGGCACGCTGGTGATCGCCCTGGGCGGTGCGAACGCGCTGGCCAACCCCAAGCGCCTGCTCCGCTCGATGCCGCGTGCGCTGCACGAGGTCGGCACCGCGGTGGTCGTCTCGGTGAGCGTCGCCCCGCAGCTGGCGGAGAGCGTGCAGCGCGTCCTGCGCGCACGGCTGCTCCGCGGCGGCTCCGGCCTCGGCCTGCGCGCCCTCCCGCAGGTCGCGCTCCCGGTCCTCCAGGACACCCTGGACCGGTCCCTCCTGCTCGCCTCGGCGATGGAGTCGCGCGGGTACGGCAGCCGTCGCAGCAGCACGGCCGGTCGCCGGGTCCTGGTCGGGGCGCTGACCCTGCTGGGCCTGCTGGTGCTCACCTTCGGCATCTACGGCGTCCTCGACCCGATCGGTACGGCGGGTCGGCTCGCGGTCCCGACCCTGGTCCTCGGCGTCGCGCTCACCTGTGGCGGGATGGCGCTCGGCGGCCGGGAGATCCGGGTCAGCACCTACCGCCGCGACCCGTGGCTGGCCGCGGAGACCCTCACCCTGCTGTCCGGCGTCGCGGCGGCCGCCGGCGTGATCCTCAGCCGCAGCACCTCGCCCGACCTGCTGCTGATGCCGTTGCAGCCGATCGCGGCCCCGGGCCTCCCGCTGTCGGCGACGCTCGGGATCGTGCTGGCTGCGCTGCCGGCGTTCGTCACCCCGCCGACCCCGACCAGCAAGCGGCTGGCTCCGGCAGCTCGCGGTGAGCGGGAGCTGGTGGACGCATGAGCACCGCGATCACGTTCCGCTCCGTCAGCGTCACCTACGCCGACGCCGTCGAGCCCGTCCTCGACGACGTCGACCTGGAGATCGGCGAGGGTGAGCTGGTGCTCGTCGTCGGGCGCACGGGCTCGGGCAAGAGCACCCTGCTCGGGACCCTCAACGGGCTGGTGCCGCACTTCACCGGAGGGGTGCTGTCCGGGTCGGTCTCGATCCACGGTCGCGACACCCGCGACCACCGGCCGCGCGACCTCGCGGACCTGGTCGGGTACGTCGGGCAGGACCCGCTCGCCGGCTTCGTCACCGACACCGTCGAGGAGGAGCTCGCCTACGCGATGGAGCAGCTCGGCCTTGCGCCGGAGGTGATGCGCAAGCGTGTCGAGGAGACCCTCGACCTGCTCGGCATCGCCGACCTCCGCGACGTCCCGCTGGCCGACCTGTCCGGCGGGCAGCAGCAGCGGGTGGCGATCGGTGCTGTGCTGACCGCGCACCCACGGGTGCTCGTCCTCGACGAGCCGACCTCCGCCCTGGACCCCACCGGTGCCGAGGAGGTCCTCGCCGCCATCACCCGTCTGGTCCACGACCTGGCCGTCACGGTGGTCATCGCCGAGCACCGCGTCGAGCGCGTCCTCCAGTACGCCGACCGCGTCGTCCACGTCGTCGACGGTCGGGTCGAGTCCGGTGACCCCGCCGAGGTGATGCGCACCTCGACCATCGCCCCGCCCGTGGTCGAGCTCGGGCGCTGGGCCGGCTGGTCCCCCCTTCCCCTCTCCGTCCGCGACGGCTACCGCGCCGCCGCAGAGCTGCGCACCCACGCCGCCGCGGCGGAGGGCCCCCTCCAATCCCCGATTGCCCCCGGGTCGTCGGCTGCCTCCCGGTCGTCGGCTGCCTCCCGGTCGTCGAGCCTGCCGAGACGCCCCGACCCGATCCTCACGGCTCAGAACATCTCCGTCCGCCACGGCGACCTCGTCGCCGTCCGCGAGGTCAGCCTCGACCTGCACCACGGCCAGGTCACCGCCCTGATGGGTCGCAACGGCTCCGGCAAGTCCAGCCTGCTGTGGGCGCTCCAGGGCTCCGGCAAGCGGTTCAGCGGAGCAGTCCGGGTCGGCGAGGAGGACCCCGCCGACCTCACCCCGCCCGTACGCCGCACCCGCGTCGGCCTGGTGCCGCAGACGCCGTCGGACCTGCTCTACCTCCAGACCGTCGACGCCGAGTGCACCCAGGCCGACACCGAGACCCGGTCGACGCCCGGTACCTGTCGCGCGCTGCTCGACCGGATCGTCCCGGACATCGACGGCGGCACCCACCCGCGCGACCTCTCCGAGGGCCAGCGCCTCGGCCTGGTGCTGGCCATCCAGCTCTCCGCCGAGCCCCCGGTGCTGATGCTGGACGAGCCCACCCGCGGTCTGGACTACCAGGGCAAGGCAGCACTGGCCGGGGTCCTCGCCGACCTCGCCGCCCGCGGTCGCTCGGTGCTGCTCTCGACCCACGACGTCGAGTTCGTCGCCGAGGCCGCCGACCGCGTCCTGGTCCTCGCCGCCGGCGAGCTCGTCGCCGACGGCCCGACCGCCGACGTCGTCACCTCGAGCCCGGCGTTCGCGCCCCAGGTCGCCAAGGTCCTCGGTGGCGGCCTGCTCACCGTCGCCGACGTCCGTGCACGCTTCGAGGGGCTCGCGTGAGAACGACTGCCCCCGCCATCGCCCCAGCCATCGCGCTGCGTCCCCGCTCGGCGATCGCGATCGGTCTGGCCACCCTCGCCGGGCTGATGGCGTTCCTGTGGCCGCTGCTGGTCAGCAAGGAGTCGCTGCTGGCCGAGAACACCGCTGCGCCGCTGGTCCTCGGGTCCCTGCTCCCCGTCGTGCTGGCCGTCGTCCTGTTCGAGATCAGCGAGGGCGGCCTGGACCCGAAGGCCGTCGCGATGCTCGGTGTCCTCTCGGCGATCGGCGCGGCCATCCGCCCGCTCGGGGCCGGCACCGCGGGCATCGAGACCGTGTTCTTCCTGCTGATCCTCGGCGGCCGCGTCTTCGGCGCCGGCTTCGGGTTCGTGCTCGGAGCGACGACCCTGTTCGGCTCGGCGCTGTTCACCGGGGGAGTCGGGCCGTGGCTGCCGTACCAGATGCTCGGCGCTGCGCTCGTCGGCCTGCTGGCCGGTCTGCTGCCCCCGCTGCGCGGCGTCCCGGAACTGCTGATGCTCGCGGCGTACGGCCTGGTCGCGGGCGTGCTCTACGGGACGCTGCAGAACCTGTCGTTCTGGCCCTACGGACTCGGCCTGAAGACCGAGCTCAGCTTCGTCGCGGGCGACCCGGTCGCCGAGAACCTGCACCGGTTCGTCGTCTTCTCGTTCACCACCGCCTTCGGCTGGGACCTCGTCCGCGGCATCACCAACGTGGTGCTGATCGTGCTGACCGGCCCGGCGATCCTCGCGACCCTGCGACGTGCGGCGCGCAAGGCGTCCTTCAGCACCACCGCTCCGCGATCTCCCGGATCACCTTCGCGTTCCGGTTCGTCGCGACCCCGATGATCTTCTCCGCCCGCGCCGGTGACCGCGGCGCGTCGCCGAACCCGATGTCGTAGAGCAAGTGCAGCGCCCGGCCGCTGGCGACGAAGCGGATCCCGTCCGGCGTGAGGTCGCGGAGCTCCTCGAGGTCCGCCTCGGGGATCGGTCGCTTGAGCAGGCTGATGTAGTGCCCGTGCTTGAAGCCCTGCTCGGCGACCTCGTCCGCCTCGGCGGCGAGCGCCGTCAGCTCCGCCGGGCTGAACACGATGGTCGGCACCTCGAACCCCCGATCGGCCAGGAAGACCCCCTCGAGCTCGGCCTCGATCTTCGCCGTGGACCGCAGCGGGGAGGTGACCCGGACGTTCCCGGTCTGGATGTAGGTCTCGACGTCGCCGTAGCCGGCGCGCTCGAGGGCCGCGCGCAGGTCCGCGGTCCGGTACGGACGCTTGCCGACGTTGACCGCGCGGAGGAAGCCGATGTGGGTGGGCACGTGGATAACGTAGTCGCCATGTACCCCGGAACCTGGGCAGCGACCACCCCCGACAAGCCCGCCGCGATCATGGCCGGCACCGGCGAGACCCTGACGTACGCCGAGCTGGAGGAGCGCAGCGCCCGGCTCGCGCGACACCTGTACGACGGTGGCCTGCGCCCGGGCGACGTGATCGCCCTGCTCACCGAGAACCGTCTCGAGGCGTTCGTCGCGTACTGGGCGGCCCTGCGTTCCGGCCTCTACATCACGGCGGTCAACCACAACCTGTCCACCGACGAGGCGGCGTACATCGTGCAGGACTGCGGCGCGAAGGTGCTGATCGCCTCCGCGAGCAAACGAACCCTCGTCGAGGGCGTGACCGCCGCCGTGGACGTCCCGGACAGGCTCGCGTACGGCGGCCCGATCCCCGGCTTCGCCAGCTTCGAGGAGGCGCTCGCGGCCGCCAGTGCGGACCCGCTACCCAGCCAGCCGCACGGCGACGACTTCCTGTACTCCTCGGGCACCACCGGTCGTCCCAAGGGCATCAAGCTGCCGCTGCTGCCGATCAGCGTGGACGAGCCCGGCTACCCGTACGTGACGATCTTCGGGGGGCTGTTCGGCTACGGGCCCGAGACCGTCTACCTCTCGCCGGCGCCGTTCTACCACGCAGCGCCGCTCCGCTTCATGGGCGTCGTCCAGGCGGTCGGCGGCACCGTGGTGATGATGGAGAAGTTCGACGCGGACGCGTTCCTGACCGCCGTCGAGCGCTACCGGGTCACCGACACCCAGGTCGTCCCGACGATGTTCGTCCGGCTGCTGAAGCTCCCGGCCGAACGCCGTGCTACCGCGGACGTGTCGTCCTTCAGGACGGTCGTGCACGCGGCCGCCCCGTGCCCGGTCGAGGTCAAGCGGCAGATGATCGACTGGTTCGGGCCGGTGATCCACGAGTACTACGCCAGCACCGAGGCGATCGGAGCGACGTACGTGAACTCGACCGACTGGCTCGCCCACCCGGGCACGGTCGGCAAGCCGCTGCTCGGCATTCCGCGGATCTGCGGTCCCGACGGCGAGCTGCTCGGCGCCGGCGAGGTCGGCACCGTCTACTTCGAGCGCGACGAGCTGACCTTCAGCTACCACGGCGACCCCGAGAAGACCGCGTCCACCAAGCATCCCGAGCAGCCGAACTGGGCCACCGTCGGCGACCTCGGCTATCTCGACGCCGAGGGCTTCCTGTTCCTGACCGACCGCAAGGCGTTCATGATCATCAGCGGTGGGGTGAACATCTACCCCCAGGAGATCGAGGACGCCTTCAGCCTGCACCCCGCGGTCGCGGACATCGCCGTGATTGGCGTCCCCGACGAGGAGATGGGGGAGCGGGTCGTCGCGTACGTCGAGCCCTCCGACCAGGGAGGCGACGACCCGGGGGCAGAGCGAGTCCCGGTGGTTGAGCTCGTCGAAACCCTCCGCACCTACGCACGGGAGAAGATCGCGCACTACAAGGTGCCCCGCGAGTTCATCGTCACCGACGACCTGCCGCGCACCCCCACCGGCAAGCTGGTCAAGGGAGTCCTCAAGGACCGCTACGCCGCCGCGGCCGTCGAGCCTGCCGAGACGCCGTAACCGGACCCGGTCGTCGAGCCTGCCGAGACGCCGTCACCGTCAGCGCCTAGGCTGGACACCATGTCCGCGCCCAGCCCCATCGAGCTCGACGAACCGGCCACGGACGACCTCACCGTCCCGGCCACGCCGTGGGTCACCATCGTCTGGAACGACCCGGTGAACCTGATGTCGTACGTGTCGTTCGTCTTCACCCAGCACTTCGGCTACTCCAAGGCGAAGGCGGAGAAGCTGATGATGGAGGTGCACAACGACGGCAAGTCGGTGGTCTCCGCAGGGAGTCGCGAGGAGATGGAGCGCGACGTCCAGGCGATGCACGAGTACGGGCTCTGGGCCACCATGCAGCGGGACGACGCGTGAGCGGTTTCGAGCGGCACCGCAAGACCGGGGCCAGCCTCGCCACGTTCAGCACCTTCGAGGCCGACCTGCTGCGCTCCCTGGCCAGCCAGCTGATCGAGCTGCTGCGCAACGAGTCCGCGACCGGGGACGTCGAGGGCGACGAGGACCCGCTCGAGGAGCTGTTCAATTTCGACGGTCCGACGCTGGCGCCCGAGGACCCTGTCCTGCAACGACTGTTCCCCACGGCGTACGCCGAGGACGCCGAGGCCGCTGCGGAGTTCCGGCGCTACACCGAGAACGACCTGCGCAACACCAAGGCCGCGGGCGCCGCGTGCATCATCGACACGCTCGAGGACGCCGGCCTGGCGGCTGAGCCGGAGGACGGCGTCTACATCGACGTCGAGCTCGGGCCGGAGACCGCGCTGACCTGGATGCGGTCCTTCACCGACATGCGGCTTGCGATCGCCACGCGCCTCGGGATCGAGGAGGGTGACGAGGAGCGCTGGTACGCCCTGGACGACGACGACCCCGAGTCCCAGGTGCACGACATCTACGAGTGGGTCGGTTTCCTCCAGGAGACGCTGGTCCGCTCCGTGGCCGGGTGACGTCGCCCCACCCCTGACCGCCTAGGCTTGTCCATGTGTTGAGACTGGACCAGGCGACCTACGACGCGATCGTCGCGCACGCCAAGCGGGACCACCCCGACGAGGCCTGCGGGATCGTCGCGGGCGCCGAGGGCAGCGACGTCCCCAGTCGGCACGTGCCGATGATCAACGCCGCCGGGTCGCCCACCTTCTACGAGTTCGACTCCGGCGAGCTGCTCGCGCTCTACAAGGAGATGTGGAAGAACGACGAGGAGCCGGTGGTGATCTACCACTCGCACACCGCGACCGAGGCGTACCCGAGCCGGACCGACATCGGCCTGGCGAACGAGCCCGGCGCGCACTACGTGTTGGTGTCCACACGCGAACACGGGAATAGTGAGGGCCCGGTGGAGTTCAGGTCCTACAGAATCATCGACGGAACCGTCACCGAAGAAGACGTCGCCATCTCCGGCGAAGAGAAGAGCTGAGGAAGCAATGCCCATCGAGGTCCGGATCCCCACGATCCTGCGTACGTACACCGGCGGCGAGAAGGCCGTGGACGCCAACGGCGCCACCCTGTCCGCGCTGATCGAGGACCTGGAGGCGAACCACCCCGGCCTTGCCGACCGCCTGCTGGAGAACGGTGACCTGCGCCGCTTCGTCAACGTCTACATCAACGACGAGGACGTCCGCTTCATCGGCGGGCTCGGCGCCGAGCTCTCCGACGGCGACAACGTCGTCATCCTCCCGGCAGTCGCCGGCGGCTGATGCGCTACGACAGCCTGCTCGAGTCGGTCGGCGGCACCCCGCTGATCGGGTTGCCCCGGCTCTCGCCGACGCCTGACGTCCGCATCTGGGCGAAGCTGGAGGACCGCAACCCCACCGGCTCGATCAAGGACCGTCCGGCCCTGAAGATGATCGAGCAGGGCGAGAAGGACGGCCTGCTGCGCCCCGGCTGCACGATCCTCGAGCCGACCTCGGGCAACACCGGCATCAGCATCGCGATGGCCGCGAAGCTCAAGGGCTACCGCGCCGTCTTCGTGATGCCGGAGAACACCTCCGAGGAGCGCCGCCAGATCCTGCGGATGTGGGGCGCGGAGATCTACTCCAGCCCCGCCGCGGGCGGCTCGAACGAGGCTGTCCGCGTCGCGAAGCAGATGGCCGCCGAGCACCCCGACTGGGTGATGCTCTACCAGTACGGCAACGACGGCAACGCCCTGGCGCACGAGGAGGGCACCGGCCCCGAGCTGCTCGCGGACCTTCCCGAGATCACGCACTTCGTCGCCGGCCTCGGCACCACCGGGACCCTGATGGGCGTCTCCCGGTTCTTCCGCAAGGCCAAGCCGGAGGTCCGCATCGTCGCCGCCGAGCCCCGGTACGGCGAGCTGGTCTACGGCCTGCGGAACCTCGACGAGGGCTTCGTCCCCGAGCTGTACGACGCGTCCCTGATCGACACCCGCTTCTCGGTCGGCCCCCGCGACGCCGTCCGCCGCGTGCGCGAGCTGCTCGAGCTCGAAGGCATCTTCGCCGGCATCTCGACCGGCGCCATCCTGCACGCCGCGCTGGGCCAGGCCGCGAAGGCGGTCAAGGCGGGGGAGCGCGCGGACATCGCGTTCGTCGTGTGCGACGGCGGCTGGAAGTACCTCTCGACGGGTGCCTACGAGGGCACGGTCGACGAGGCCGAGGAGCGCCTCGAAGGCCAGCTCTGGGCCTGATGGACGTCCTAGGGATCATTCTGGCCGTGCTCTGCGGCGCGGTCGCCCTGCTGCTCGTCGTCGACATCGTCCGCGACCGCAACAACACCAACCCGCCGTTCTTCGGCATGATCGCGATCGAGGCCGGGCTGGTGGTCCAGCTGGTGTGGGGCCTCGCGCGGCTGACCGGCGACCACGACGGCGTCGAGGTCGGTGCGTACGTCGGGTACCTGCTCGGCGCCCCGCTGCTCATCCCGGTCGGCTGGCTCTGGGGCGCCTCGGAGAAGAACCGCGCCGGGACCGCAGTGGTCCTGGTCGCCGTCCTCGTGGTGCCGGTGCTGCTGCTGCGGCTGCACCACCTCTGGAACGTGCATGGCTGAGCGGGTGGCCGAGACCTCCCGGGGCTTCGGCCGGGTCCTGGTCTTCGTGTACGGCGTGATCGCGTTCGCCGCCACCGGCCGGGCGTCCTTCGAGCTCACCACGAAGTTCGACGAGGCGCCGTTCCCCTACTCGCTCTCGATCGCCGCCGCGGTGATCTACGTCGTCGCGACCTGGGCGCTGGCCACCGGGCGTCGCGCGATCGCGGTGGCGACCGTCTCCTTCGAGCTCGTCGGCGTGCTCGCCGTCGGCGTCAGCAGCCTGGTGTGGACCGACAAGTTCCCCGAGGCCAGCGTCTGGTCCGACTTCGGTGCCGGTTACGGCTGGGTCCCGCTGGTGCTGCCGTTCGTCGGCCTCTGGTGGCTCTGGAAGACGTCGGTCGTCGAGCCTGCCGAGACGCCGTGAGACCGGTTGGTCGAGCGTAGTCGAGACCAGGTCCCGACTACGCTCGACCGCCCAGGTTGCTCAGCCTCCCGGCTGCAGGTTGCCGTTCACCTTCAGCGAGTACCTCGC
The DNA window shown above is from Marmoricola sp. OAE513 and carries:
- a CDS encoding ECF transporter S component, with the protein product MRTTAPAIAPAIALRPRSAIAIGLATLAGLMAFLWPLLVSKESLLAENTAAPLVLGSLLPVVLAVVLFEISEGGLDPKAVAMLGVLSAIGAAIRPLGAGTAGIETVFFLLILGGRVFGAGFGFVLGATTLFGSALFTGGVGPWLPYQMLGAALVGLLAGLLPPLRGVPELLMLAAYGLVAGVLYGTLQNLSFWPYGLGLKTELSFVAGDPVAENLHRFVVFSFTTAFGWDLVRGITNVVLIVLTGPAILATLRRAARKASFSTTAPRSPGSPSRSGSSRPR
- a CDS encoding DUF1697 domain-containing protein, encoding MPTHIGFLRAVNVGKRPYRTADLRAALERAGYGDVETYIQTGNVRVTSPLRSTAKIEAELEGVFLADRGFEVPTIVFSPAELTALAAEADEVAEQGFKHGHYISLLKRPIPEADLEELRDLTPDGIRFVASGRALHLLYDIGFGDAPRSPARAEKIIGVATNRNAKVIREIAERWC
- a CDS encoding acyl-CoA synthetase, whose product is MYPGTWAATTPDKPAAIMAGTGETLTYAELEERSARLARHLYDGGLRPGDVIALLTENRLEAFVAYWAALRSGLYITAVNHNLSTDEAAYIVQDCGAKVLIASASKRTLVEGVTAAVDVPDRLAYGGPIPGFASFEEALAAASADPLPSQPHGDDFLYSSGTTGRPKGIKLPLLPISVDEPGYPYVTIFGGLFGYGPETVYLSPAPFYHAAPLRFMGVVQAVGGTVVMMEKFDADAFLTAVERYRVTDTQVVPTMFVRLLKLPAERRATADVSSFRTVVHAAAPCPVEVKRQMIDWFGPVIHEYYASTEAIGATYVNSTDWLAHPGTVGKPLLGIPRICGPDGELLGAGEVGTVYFERDELTFSYHGDPEKTASTKHPEQPNWATVGDLGYLDAEGFLFLTDRKAFMIISGGVNIYPQEIEDAFSLHPAVADIAVIGVPDEEMGERVVAYVEPSDQGGDDPGAERVPVVELVETLRTYAREKIAHYKVPREFIVTDDLPRTPTGKLVKGVLKDRYAAAAVEPAETP
- the clpS gene encoding ATP-dependent Clp protease adapter ClpS; this encodes MSAPSPIELDEPATDDLTVPATPWVTIVWNDPVNLMSYVSFVFTQHFGYSKAKAEKLMMEVHNDGKSVVSAGSREEMERDVQAMHEYGLWATMQRDDA
- a CDS encoding DUF2017 family protein; the encoded protein is MSGFERHRKTGASLATFSTFEADLLRSLASQLIELLRNESATGDVEGDEDPLEELFNFDGPTLAPEDPVLQRLFPTAYAEDAEAAAEFRRYTENDLRNTKAAGAACIIDTLEDAGLAAEPEDGVYIDVELGPETALTWMRSFTDMRLAIATRLGIEEGDEERWYALDDDDPESQVHDIYEWVGFLQETLVRSVAG
- a CDS encoding M67 family metallopeptidase is translated as MLRLDQATYDAIVAHAKRDHPDEACGIVAGAEGSDVPSRHVPMINAAGSPTFYEFDSGELLALYKEMWKNDEEPVVIYHSHTATEAYPSRTDIGLANEPGAHYVLVSTREHGNSEGPVEFRSYRIIDGTVTEEDVAISGEEKS
- a CDS encoding MoaD family protein translates to MPIEVRIPTILRTYTGGEKAVDANGATLSALIEDLEANHPGLADRLLENGDLRRFVNVYINDEDVRFIGGLGAELSDGDNVVILPAVAGG